From the genome of Pseudomonas sihuiensis:
CAAGGCCAGAGCAGCCAATGCCAGACTACCGTAGAGACGACCGCCAACCTCGTGACCGAGCACCTTGCCGATCATGCTCTTGCGTGAGACACCAACCAGCAAGGGCCGCCCCAACGTAGAGAGCTCACTCATGCGCTTGAACAGGGCGAGATTGTGCTCCAGGGTCTTGGCAAAACCAAAGCCCGGATCGAGCAGGATCCGCTCAGCGGGAATACCGGCTGTCGTGCAGACGGCCATGCGCTCGGCGAGAAAATCACGCACCTCAGCGACGATATCCGGATATTGCGGATCATCCTGCATGTTGCCGGGCTCGCCACGCATATGCATCAGACAGACCGGCAAACCAGTATCTGCCGCGGCATCCAGAGCACCATCACGTTGCAACGAACGTACATCATTGATCAGCCCCGCGCCCAGCCTTGCACTTTCGCGCATGACTGCGGGCGTCGAGGTATCCACGGAAATGATCACGTCGAGCTCACGGGCGATAGCTTCGACCACCGGCGCAACCCGCTCCAGCTCTTCGGTCGGAGAAACGGCCCGGGCGCCCGGGCGGGTGGACTCACCACCGATATCGATCAGCGTCGCACCTGCGGCGACCATCTGCTCGGCGTGACGCAACGCAGCATCGCGCGCCGTAAAGCGCCCACCGTCGGAGAAAGAATCAGGAGTTACATTGAGGATGCCCATCACCTGCGGACGGGACAAATCAAGAAGCCGGCTACCACAGGGTAGCCGGCTCGGGTGTTGCGCTTGAGACATATGAAACCTTAGTGCTCGGCCGCCGGCCCACCAATGGGCTTTTCAGAACGATCTGGCTCGTCGACCTTGGCCTGCGGAGCACCGGAGTCACCGCCACCATCCCAGCCGCGTGGCTCACGAGGCTCGCGGCCGTTCATGATGTCGTCGATCTGCTCGGCGTCGATGGTTTCGTACTTCATCAGCGCTTCGGCCATGGCATCGAGCTTGTCACGGTTCTCTACCAGCAGTTTCTTGGCCGTGGCGTAGCATTCATCGATGATGCGACGCACTTCCTCGTCGATAAGCTTGGCAGTCTCGCCGGAAACGTTGCTGGCCTGGCTGCCCATGCTGCGACCGAGGAAAACTTCACCCTCTTCTTCCGCATACATCAGCGGGCCCAGCTTCTCGGAAAGCCCCCACTTGGTGACCATGTTCTTGGCCAACTGGGTGGCGCGCATGATGTCGTTCGAGGCGCCCGTGGTGACGCCATCGAAGCCCAGGGTCATCTCTTCGGCGATACGACCACCGAACAGCGAGCAGATCTGGCTGATCAGCGCGCGCTTGCTGAGACTGTAACGATCTTCTTCCGGCAGGAACATGGTCACGCCCAGAGCACGACCACGCGGAATGATGGACACCTTGTAGACCGGATCATGCTCGGGCACCAGACGACCAACGATGGCGTGGCCCGCCTCGTGGAACGCGGTGTTGAGCTTCTCCTTGTCGGACATGACCATGGTCTTGCGCTCGGCGCCCATCATGATCTTGTCCTTGGCCAGCTCGAATTCCTTCATTTCCACCACGCGCTTGCCGGCGCGGGCGGCGAACAGCGAGGCCTCGTTGACCAGGTTGGCCAGGTCGGCGCCGGAGAAGCCCGGGGTGCCGCGGGCGATCACCGCCGGCTGCACGTCGTCGCTCATCGGCACCTTGCGCATGTGCACTTTCAGAATCTGCTCGCGACCACGAATATCCGGCAGACCAACGACCACCTGGCGGTCGAAGCGGCCAGGACGCAGCAGCGCAGGGTCGAGAACGTCCGGACGGTTAGTGGCAGCGATGACGATGATGCCGTCATTCATCTCGAAACCGTCCATCTCCACCAGCAACTGGTTGAGGGTCTGCTCACGCTCGTCGTGACCGCCGCCCATGCCGGCGCCACGATGGCGACCCACGGCGTCGATCTCGTCAATGAAGATGATGCACGGCGCGTGCTTCTTGGCCTGATCGAACATGTCGCGAACACGGCTGGCACCAACACCGACGAACATCTCAACGAAGTCGGAACCGGAAATGGTGAAGAACGGCACTTTCGCCTCACCAGCCACGGCTTTGGCGAGCAAGGTCTTGCCGGTACCCGGCGAGCCAACCATCAGTACGCCACGCGGTATGCGACCGCCCAGGCGCTGGAACTTGCCCGGATCGCGGAGGAATTCCACCAGTTCGCTGACTTCTTCCTTGGCCTCGTCGCAACCGGCGACATCGGCGAAGGTGGTCTTGACCTGATCTTCGGAGAGCAGACGCGCCTTGGACTTGCCGAAGCTCATCGGCCCGCCCTTGCCACCAGCACCGCCCTGCATCTGGCGCATGAAGAACATGAATACGGCGATGATCACCAGAATCGGGAAGCTGGCGACCAGCAACTGAGTCCAGATGCTCTGCTGCTCAGGCTGCTTGCCTTCGATGACCACGTTGTTGTCGATCAGGTCGCCAATCAGGCCGCCGTCCTGGATCGCCGGACGAATGGTCTTGAACCCCTCGCCATCGGTGCGCTTGCCGGTGATCACGTAACCATCGACGGTCACGCGCTCGACGCGCCCCTCCTTCACCTGCTCGATGAATTGCGAGTAGCTCAGGGTCTGCGGCTCGCTCGGACTGGAGAAGTTGTTCATCACGGTAACCAGCACCGCCGCAATGATCAGCCACAGGATCAGATTCTTTGCCATGTCGTTCAATTAGCTACCCTCTGAAGCAGGCCTCGTGGCGAAGCGGGCTTCCCATGACGACCAATGATATACCGACTAACTTACACCAAACGCCCGCGTCCCGCAGGCACCGTCTGTAACCCTTTATGAGGTTTCTGCGACTGAGACCGACAGGGCGGACACCAGTTTCAACTCACATCCCGCGAAAGCCGCGCGCCAACAGATATTGCTCACGGGAGCGATCGCGCGAGGACAGCGGCTTGCGCATCTGCACCTTGTCGAACGTCTCGCGCACCTGCTTGTGGTAGGCGTCGAAACCTTCACCCTGGAAAATCTTGATCAGAAAATCGCCACCTGGACGCAAGACACGCCCGGCCAGATCCAGCGCCAGCTCGCACAGATACATCGCACGTGCCTGATCGGCGGTTCTTACCCCACTCATATTGGGGGCCATATCGGAAATAACAAGATCCACCGGATTTTCGCCGATGGCCTCGAGAATCTGCGCGAAGACCGCGTCATCGGTGAAATCACCCTGAATGAAGGTGACATCGGGAATGCTGTCCATCTCCAGGATATCGGAGGCGATCAGACGCCCTTTGTCGCCGATCACTCGACTGGTGACCTGCGACCAGCCGCCTGGTGCGGCGCCGAGATCAACCACGGTCATCCCTGGGCGCAGGATGCGATCCTTCTCCTGGATTTCCAGCAACTTGTAGCTGGCGCGCGAACGATAGCCGTCCTTCTGCGCCATCTTCACGTAGGGATCATCGAAATGTTCTTTCAGCCAACGCTGGCTGGTCTTGGAACGTGCCACTTAAACCTCTGACTCAACGGGTCATGAATAACTGCGCGGGCTCGGGTAAGATAGGCGCCGTTTTCCAGACCGAATTAGGTACTAACGATTATGCCGCTCACTCAAGAGCAGAAGAAACAATTCAAATCTATCGGCCACCACCTGAAACCTGTATTGATCGTGGCTGACAATGGTTTGACCGAGGGCGTGCTGGCCGAACTGGACCGTGCCCTGAACGATCACGAACTGATCAAGGTACAGCTGCGCCTCACCGAACGCGAGGATCGCCAGGCCGCCATTGTAGCCCTGTGCGAGAGCGGACGCGCTGAACTGGTCCAGTCGATTGGCAAGGTCGCCCTGCTCTATCGCAAGAACCCCAAGCCGAATCGCAACCTGTCCAACGTTATTCGTTACCAGGGTTGAGGCGCATCCATCGCGATCACGGGCAGGCATGGCGTGCCCTGATCGCGAATGAATTCGCGTCTGAAAGCGTCGTTAGCGCCTGACTGGCGCCCCAGGCACAGGCTGCAGCACCAGCAACAGCCCACAAAATGCCATCACCAGATAGCTGAAGCGCAGCCAATACTCGACCTCGGGCCAGTAGCGCAACACAGCGAAGTAGCTCAGGGCCATGGCCGCAACGGTCAGCAGTAGTTGCCCACGCATATCCCGCAGCAGACTCGACAGACCTTCACTGCGCAGCAAGGCAAAAGCCTGCAGCGCAACGCACACCGCTGTCAGACCGACCAGTAGCGGCACCAGCCGCGTGGCTATCTCCTGCACCAGCAGAGGCGCCAGACCGCTTTGGCCGATGGCCGGCAGAATGACGAACTGCAACAACCACAAGCCGCCCACCCAGAGGGTCTGGGCCAGCTGCCAACTGACGGCAGCCGCCCGAGACGGTTGTTGCGGTTTAGATATGACGGACTTCGACAATCTCGTACTCGATCAAGCCACTAGGGGTCTGTACCGCGACTACATCGCCCTCGCTCTTGCCGATCAGAGCACGGGCAATGGGTGAACCGACGGAGATCTTGCCCTGCTTGATGTCGGCTTCGTCCTCGCCAACGATCTGGTAGGTCACGCTTTCGTCAGTCTCGACGTTGGCAATCTCCACCGTGGTGCCGAAGATCACCTTGCCGGTGTGCTCGATGGTGGTGACATCGATGATCACCGCGTTCTGCAGACGACCTTCGATATCACGCACACGCGCTTCGACCATGCCCTGCTGCTCACGCGCGGCGTGGTACTCGGCGTTTTCCTTGAGATCACCCAGCTCGCGGGCTTCACCGATGTCCTGACTGAGTTTCGGGCGAACCACCTTGGTCAGGTGCGCCAGCTCTTCTTCCAGGGCGCGAGCGCCCTGAACGGTCATTGGATATTTGATCATGCCTTGATTCCTGCATGCAGATCCTGCAGCCGGCGCACAGTCTTCTCCGGGCCGAACTTGAGCGCTTCACAGACCGCCTGCCCCGCCGCGATGGTGGTGGTGCAGTAGATCTTGTGCTGCAGGGCGTTACGACGGATCGAGTAGGAGTCAGCGATGGACTGACGCCCCTCGGTGGTATTGATGATCAGGGTCACTTCGTCGTTCTTGATCATGTCGACGACATGCGGACGACCTTCGGTCACCTTGTTCACTCGACGAACTGGCAGACCAGCAGCCTCGATCACCTTGGCGGTACCGGCAGTGGCAACCACTTCAAAGCCCAGCGCGATCAGATCACGGGCGACCTGAACGGCTTCCGGCTTGTCATCTTCACGTACGCTGATGAAAGCGCAACCGGAGTTCGGCAGGATCTCGCTGGCGCCCAGCTGGGCCTTGGCGAAGGCTTCGCCGAAGGTATCACCGACACCCATGACTTCACCGGTGGACTTCATCTCCGGGCCGAGGATCGGGTCGACGCCTGGGAACTTGGCGAAGGGGAATACCGCTTCCTTGACGCTGAAGAACGGCGGGATGATTTCCTTGCTGTAACCGGCCTCGGCCAGGCTCTTGCCAGCCATGACACGCGCAGCCACCTTGGCCAGCGACTCACCGACGCACTTGGAGACGAACGGCACGGTACGCGAGGCGCGCGGGTTCACCTCGATGACGTAGATATCCTCGCCCTGCACGGCCATCTGCACGTTCATCAGACCGACCACGCCGAGTTCCAGGGCCATTTTCTTGACCTGGTCGCGGATCTCGTCCTGGATGTGCATCGGCAGCGAGTACGGCGGCAGCGAGCAGGCGGAGTCACCAGAGTGCACGCCGGCCTGTTCGATGTGCTGCATGATCGCGCCGATCACCACGGTCTCGCCGTCGCAAACCGCATCCACGTCCACTTCGATGGCGCAGTTGAGGAAGCGATCGAGCAGCACCGGGCTATCGTTGGAGACTTTCACCGCTTCGCGCATGTAGCGCTTGAGCTCTTCTTCCTGGTAGACGATTTCCATCGCCCGGCCGCCCAGCACGTAGGACGGACGCACCACCATCGGGTAACCGATGTTCTTCGACAGGGCCAGGGCTTCGTCTTCGCTACGCGCAGTGGCATTGGCCGGCTGACGCAGGTTCAGGCGCTGCACCATCTGCTGGAAGCGCTCGCGGTCTTCGGCGCGGTCGATGGCCTCGGGGCTGGTGCCGATGATCGGCACGCCCGCTTCTTCCAGGGCGCGGCAGATCTTCAGCGGGGTCTGGCCGCCGTACTGGACGATGACGCCTTTCGGCTGCTCGACACGGACGATTTCCAGCACGTCTTCCAGGGTCACCGGCTCGAAGTACAGGCGATCGGAGGTGTCGTAGTCGGTGGAGACAGTTTCCGGGTTGCAGTTGACCATGATGGTCTCGTAACCGTCTTCACGCATGGCCAGCGCGGCGTGTACGCAGCAGTAGTCGAACTCGATGCCCTGGCCGATACGGTTGGGGCCACCACCGAGGATCATGATCTTCTCGCGGCTCGACGGATTGGCCTCGCACTCTTCCTCGTAGGTCGAGTACATGTAGGCGGTGTCGGTGGCGAACTCGGCGGCGCAGGTGTCCACACGCTTGTACACCGGCAGCACTTTCAACTTGTGGCGATGAGCACGCAGGCTCTTCTCGGAAACACCCAGCAGCTTGGCCAGGCGCGCATCGGAGAAGCCCTTGCGCTTGAGCTTGAACATCAGGTCGCGGTCGATGGCCGACAGACCGAGGGTCTGCACGGTGGCCTCGTCCTTGATCAGATCTTCGATCTGCACCAGGAACCACTCGTCGATACGGGTCAGCTCGAACACTTCGGCGACGGTCTTGCCGGCGCGGAAGGCATCAGCCACGTACCAGATACGGTCGGCGCTGGGCACGGTCAGCTCGCGACGCAGGGTGCTTTCAGCCTCCGGGTCGTTCAGGTCGAGCTTCGGATCGAAGCCGGCAACGCCGACTTCCAGACCGCGCAGGGCTTTCTGCATGGACTCCTGGAAGGTACGGCCGATGGCCATGACTTCACCGACGGATTTCATCTGAGTGGTCAGGCGGGCATCGGCTTTCGGGAATTTCTCGAAGGCGAAGCGCGGCACCTTGGTCACCACGTAGTCGATGGCCGGCTCGAACGACGCCGGGGTACGACCGCCGGTAATGTCGTTGCTCAGCTCGTCGAGGGTGTAACCGACAGCCAGCTTGGCGGCGATCTTGGCGATCGGGAAGCCGGTGGCCTTGGAGGCCAGCGCCGAGCTGCGCGATACACGCGGGTTCATTTCGATCACAACCATGCGACCAGTGTTCGGGCAGATGCCGAACTGCACGTTGGAACCGCCGGTTTCCACACCGATCTCGCGCAGTACCGCCAGCGAGGCGTTACGCAGGATCTGGTATTCCTTGTCGGTCAGGGTCTGAGCTGGTGCGACGGTGATCGAGTCACCGGTGTGCACGCCCATCGGATCGAAGTTCTCGATGGAGCAGACGATGATGCAGTTGTCCTTCTTGTCACGGACCACCTCCATCTCGTATTCCTTCCAGCCGATCAGCGACTCGTCGATCAGCAGTTCGCTGGTCGGCGACAGGTCGAGACCGCGAGCGCAGATTTCCTCGAACTCTTCACGGTTGTAGGCGATGCCGCCACCGGTACCGCCCATGGTGAAGGACGGACGGATGATGCAGGGGAAGCCAACCTTCTCCAGCACGCCGTACGCTTCTTCCATGTTGTGGGCGATGCCGGAAACCGGACAGGCCAGGCCGATGTCCTTCATCGCCTTGTCGAAGCGCGAACGGTCTTCGGCCTTGTCGATGGTGTCGGCATTGGCACCGATCATCTCGACGCCGAACTTCTCCAGCACGCCGTGCTTTTCCAGGTCCAGCGCGCAGTTCAGCGCGGTCTGGCCACCCATGGTCGGCAGCAGGGCGTCGGGGCGTTCCTTCTCGATGATCTTGGCCACGGTGGCCCACTTGATCGGCTCGATGTAGGTGGCGTCAGCCATGGCCGGGTCGGTCATGATGGTGGCCGGGTTGGAGTTCACCAAGATGACGCGGAAACCTTCTTCCTTCAGCGCCTTGCACGCCTGAGCGCCGGAGTAGTCGAACTCGCAGGCCTGACCGATGACGATGGGGCCGGCGCCGAGGATCAGGATACTTTTGATGTCTGTACGTTTTGGCATTTTCTTACTCTCGAATCCTTGGGTCAGTCGGCAGGCTTAGCGGCGCTTGGCCATGGCTTCGATGAAGCGGTCGAACAGTGGCGCCACGTCGTGCGGCCCTGGGCTCGCCTCGGGGTGCCCTTGGAAGCTGAAGGCGTCCTTGTCGGTGCGCTCGATGCCCTGCAGCGTGCCATCGAACAGCGACTTGTGGATCGCACGCAGGTTGCCCGGCAGGCTGCTTTCGTCCACAGCGAAACCGTGGTTTTGGCTGGTGATCATCACCACACCGCTGTCGAGATCCTGTACCGGATGGTTGGCACCGTGGTGGCCATGACCCATCTTCAGGGTCTTGGCGCCGGAGGCCAAAGCCAGCAACTGGTGGCCGAGGCAAATGCCGAATACCGGGATATCGGTTTCCAGAACGTCCTTGATCGCCTGGATCGCGTAGTCGCACGGCTCGGGATCGCCAGGACCGTTGGAGAGGAACACACCATCAGGATTGAGTGCCAGCACGTCGCTGGCCGGAGTTTGCGCCGGCACCACGGTCAGGCGGCAGCCACGCTCGACCAGCATGCGCAGGATGTTCAGCTTCACGCCGTAGTCATAGGCGACAACGTGATAAGGCAGCTCGCTGGCCGGGATTTCCGGGTGGCTGTCGTCCTTCAGATTCCAGGTGCTTTCGCGCCACTCGTAGCGCTCGGTGCAGCTGACTACCTTGGCCAGGTCCATGCCCTTGAGGCCCGGGAAGCTGCGAGCCAGCTCCAGCGCTTTCTCCTCGGTGGCGTCGTCACCGACCAGGATGCAGCCATTCTGCGAACCCTTTTCGCGCAGGATACGGGTCAAGCGGCGAGTATCGATACCGGCGATGGCGACGGTGCCGTTGGCTTTCAGGTACTCGTCCAGCGGTTGCTTGTCGCGCCAGTTGCTGGAAATCAGCGGCAGGTCGCGAATGATCAGGCCAGCGGCCCAGACGCGGTTGGACTCGGCATCTTCCGGGGTGGTACCGGTATTGCCGATGTGCGGGTAAGTCAGGGTAACGATCTGCTGGGCATAGGATGGATCGGTAAGGATTTCCTGATAGCCGGTCATGGCGGTGTTGAACACCACCTCTCCGATCGTCTGGCCATCGGCCCCGATGGAATCGCCGCGAAAAATGCTGCCGTCAGCAAGGGCCAAAATGGCAGGTTTGGGGGCTGGCTTAGTCAAGAAGACCTCCGTCTCGATCAAGGCTTGAAGCAAACGCAGGTTGTAAAAAAGCGGGATGACGTGTGAAGGTCATCCCGCTTTTTTATTTGAGCCATTCTGCGTAACTTTTAGTGGACACACTAAAACAGGAAGCTTACAGGAAAACCCTTTTTCGGTCCACCCGATAAGACGCCTCAGTCACACATTCGCATCAACGCAGACCCAGCACGTCCTGCATGTCATACAGAGCGGCATCACGCCCCTGCAGCCACAGCGCCGAACGCACCGCGCCCTTGGCGAAGGTCATGCGGCTGGAGGCCTTGTGCGTGATCTCGACACGCTCGCCATCGGCGGCGAACAGCACGGTGTGATCACCCACCACGTCACCGGCACGCACGGTAGCGAAGCCGATGGTCTCGCGCTCACGGGCGCCGGTCTGACCTTCGCGGCCATATACGGCGACTTTCTGCAGATCACGCCCCAGTGCATCGGCCACCACTTCGCCCATGCGCAGTGCGGTACCGGACGGTGCGTCGACCTTGTGCCGGTGGTGGGCTTCGATGATTTCGATGTCCACGTCGTCACCCAGCACGCGAGCAGCGGTATCCAGCAGTTTCAGGCACAGGTTGACGCCGACACTGAAGTTGGCGGCGAAAACGATGGGAATCTGCTTGGCCGCTTCGCTCAGCTGCTGCTTCTCTTCCACGGTGAAACCGGTGGTACCGATGACCATGGCCTTGCCCGCCTGGCGGCAGACTTCCAGGTTCTTCAGGGTCACCGACGGATGGGTGAAATCGATCAGCACGTCGAAATCGTCGACCACCGCGGCCAGATCACCCACCAGGGTCACGCCAATCTTGCCCAGGCCGACCAGTTCACCGGCATCGGCACCGATCAGGCTGCTGTCGGCGCGGTCGATGGCGGCGCTGAGCTTGGCGCCCTCGGCCTGACTCACGGCCTCGATCAGGGTCTTGCCCATGCGCCCGGCGGCGCCCATCACTGCAATACGTTGCATACATCAGCTCCAAGCTGTCACCCCGGCATCCACCGGGGCGCTTTGGGGTTAAACGTCGCCGAAGAAGCGCTTCACACCTTCGAACCAGCCGCTGGCCTTGGGCGAGTGGGAATCGTCACCCTGCAGCGACTTGCGAAACTCTTCGAGCAACTCGCGCTGACGCTTGTTCAGGTTGACCGGTGTTTCCACCGCGACCCGACACATCAGGTCGCCAGCCGCGCCACCACGAACAGGTGCCACGCCCTTGCCGCGCAAGCGGAACAGCTTGCCGGTCTGGGTACCTTCGGGGATCTTCAGCTTGACCCGACCATCGAGGGTCGGCACTTCCAGTTCGCCACCCAGCGCCGCATCGGCAAAGCTGATCGGCACTTCGCAGTACAGATGCTTACCATCACGCTGGAAGATCGCATGTTCACGGACGTTGACCACCACGTAGAGGTCACCGGCCGGGCCGCCATGCGTACCGGCCTCGCCCTCGCCGGACAGGCGAATGCGGTCACCGGTATCGACACCTGGCGGCACCTTGACCGACAGCGTCTTGCTCTCTTCCACGCGACCCTGACCGTGACAGCTGCCGCAAGGGTCGGTGATCATCTTGCCGCTGCCATGGCAGCGCGGGCAGGTCTGCTGCACGGAGAAGAAGCCCTGCTGCATGCGCACCTGACCGATGCCACCACAAGTGGTACAGGTGACCGGGCTGGTGCCCTTCTTGGCGCCTGAGCCATCGCAGGTCTTGCAGCCGACCAGGGTCGGCACGCGGATGGTCACGGTGGTACCGCGTACCGCTTCTTCCAGATCCAGCTCGAGGGTGTAGCGCAAATCCGAGCCGCGCTGGGCACCGCCACGCGAGCCGCCGCGAGCACCGCCGAAGAAGTCGCTGAACACATCACCGAAAATATCGGAGAAGTTGGCGCCGCCGAAACCAGCACCACCGCCGCCACCCATCTGCGGGTCGACCCCAGCGTGGCCGTATTGGTCGTAGGCCGAACGCTTGGCCGCGTCAGAAAGTACTTCGTAGGCCTCGTTGGCCTCCTTGAATTTCTCTTCGGCGTCTTTGTCGTCCGGGTTGCGGTCCGGGTGATATTTCATCGCCAGGCGCCGGTAGGCCTTCTTCAGCTCGGCTTCGCTAGCGCCGCGCTCGACCCCCAGGATCTCGTAATAATCACGTTTTGCCATAGTTGTGCTGCACTCTCAGATTCGTGAGTTCCAGATACGCCGACGCGGGAGAAGGCTCCCGCGCGGCGAATCCTGCCCGTCGCGAGCGACGGTGGAGCGTAAAGAAGAGGCGGCCCGCCGAGCAGGCCGCATCCCTTACTTGTTCTCCTTGACCTCTTCGAACTCAGCGTCGACCACGTCGTCACCGGCATCCTTGGCATCGCCAGCATCAGCCTGGGCGGCACCGCCCTGCGGCTGCTCGGCATACATCTTCTGCGCCAGCGGCGTGGTGGCTTCGGACAGTGCGTTCATCTTGGCCTCGATGGCGGCCTTGTCGTCGCCTTTCACGGCCACTTCCAATTCGCCAATGGCTTTCTCGATGGCCGCTTTCTCGTCGGCAGTCGCCTTGTCGCCCGCTTCGGTGAGCATCTTGCGGGTGGCGTGCACCAGCTGATCGCCCTGGTTACGTGCCGTGGCCAGCTCTTCGAACTTGCGGTCTTCCTCGGCGTTGGCCTCGGCGTCACGCACCATACGCTCGATTTCGTCATCGGACAGGCCGGAGTTGGCCTTGATCACGATGGACTGCTGCTTGCCGGTGGCCTTGTCCTTGGCGGACACGTGCAGGATGCCATTGGCGTCGATGTCGAAGGTCACTTCGATCTGCGGCACGCCACGCGGAGCCGGCGGAATCTCGGCCAGGTCGAACT
Proteins encoded in this window:
- the dapB gene encoding 4-hydroxy-tetrahydrodipicolinate reductase, which gives rise to MQRIAVMGAAGRMGKTLIEAVSQAEGAKLSAAIDRADSSLIGADAGELVGLGKIGVTLVGDLAAVVDDFDVLIDFTHPSVTLKNLEVCRQAGKAMVIGTTGFTVEEKQQLSEAAKQIPIVFAANFSVGVNLCLKLLDTAARVLGDDVDIEIIEAHHRHKVDAPSGTALRMGEVVADALGRDLQKVAVYGREGQTGARERETIGFATVRAGDVVGDHTVLFAADGERVEITHKASSRMTFAKGAVRSALWLQGRDAALYDMQDVLGLR
- the carA gene encoding glutamine-hydrolyzing carbamoyl-phosphate synthase small subunit, with product MTKPAPKPAILALADGSIFRGDSIGADGQTIGEVVFNTAMTGYQEILTDPSYAQQIVTLTYPHIGNTGTTPEDAESNRVWAAGLIIRDLPLISSNWRDKQPLDEYLKANGTVAIAGIDTRRLTRILREKGSQNGCILVGDDATEEKALELARSFPGLKGMDLAKVVSCTERYEWRESTWNLKDDSHPEIPASELPYHVVAYDYGVKLNILRMLVERGCRLTVVPAQTPASDVLALNPDGVFLSNGPGDPEPCDYAIQAIKDVLETDIPVFGICLGHQLLALASGAKTLKMGHGHHGANHPVQDLDSGVVMITSQNHGFAVDESSLPGNLRAIHKSLFDGTLQGIERTDKDAFSFQGHPEASPGPHDVAPLFDRFIEAMAKRR
- the greA gene encoding transcription elongation factor GreA, with translation MIKYPMTVQGARALEEELAHLTKVVRPKLSQDIGEARELGDLKENAEYHAAREQQGMVEARVRDIEGRLQNAVIIDVTTIEHTGKVIFGTTVEIANVETDESVTYQIVGEDEADIKQGKISVGSPIARALIGKSEGDVVAVQTPSGLIEYEIVEVRHI
- the rlmE gene encoding 23S rRNA (uridine(2552)-2'-O)-methyltransferase RlmE; the protein is MARSKTSQRWLKEHFDDPYVKMAQKDGYRSRASYKLLEIQEKDRILRPGMTVVDLGAAPGGWSQVTSRVIGDKGRLIASDILEMDSIPDVTFIQGDFTDDAVFAQILEAIGENPVDLVISDMAPNMSGVRTADQARAMYLCELALDLAGRVLRPGGDFLIKIFQGEGFDAYHKQVRETFDKVQMRKPLSSRDRSREQYLLARGFRGM
- the carB gene encoding carbamoyl-phosphate synthase large subunit, with the protein product MPKRTDIKSILILGAGPIVIGQACEFDYSGAQACKALKEEGFRVILVNSNPATIMTDPAMADATYIEPIKWATVAKIIEKERPDALLPTMGGQTALNCALDLEKHGVLEKFGVEMIGANADTIDKAEDRSRFDKAMKDIGLACPVSGIAHNMEEAYGVLEKVGFPCIIRPSFTMGGTGGGIAYNREEFEEICARGLDLSPTSELLIDESLIGWKEYEMEVVRDKKDNCIIVCSIENFDPMGVHTGDSITVAPAQTLTDKEYQILRNASLAVLREIGVETGGSNVQFGICPNTGRMVVIEMNPRVSRSSALASKATGFPIAKIAAKLAVGYTLDELSNDITGGRTPASFEPAIDYVVTKVPRFAFEKFPKADARLTTQMKSVGEVMAIGRTFQESMQKALRGLEVGVAGFDPKLDLNDPEAESTLRRELTVPSADRIWYVADAFRAGKTVAEVFELTRIDEWFLVQIEDLIKDEATVQTLGLSAIDRDLMFKLKRKGFSDARLAKLLGVSEKSLRAHRHKLKVLPVYKRVDTCAAEFATDTAYMYSTYEEECEANPSSREKIMILGGGPNRIGQGIEFDYCCVHAALAMREDGYETIMVNCNPETVSTDYDTSDRLYFEPVTLEDVLEIVRVEQPKGVIVQYGGQTPLKICRALEEAGVPIIGTSPEAIDRAEDRERFQQMVQRLNLRQPANATARSEDEALALSKNIGYPMVVRPSYVLGGRAMEIVYQEEELKRYMREAVKVSNDSPVLLDRFLNCAIEVDVDAVCDGETVVIGAIMQHIEQAGVHSGDSACSLPPYSLPMHIQDEIRDQVKKMALELGVVGLMNVQMAVQGEDIYVIEVNPRASRTVPFVSKCVGESLAKVAARVMAGKSLAEAGYSKEIIPPFFSVKEAVFPFAKFPGVDPILGPEMKSTGEVMGVGDTFGEAFAKAQLGASEILPNSGCAFISVREDDKPEAVQVARDLIALGFEVVATAGTAKVIEAAGLPVRRVNKVTEGRPHVVDMIKNDEVTLIINTTEGRQSIADSYSIRRNALQHKIYCTTTIAAGQAVCEALKFGPEKTVRRLQDLHAGIKA
- the yhbY gene encoding ribosome assembly RNA-binding protein YhbY, producing the protein MPLTQEQKKQFKSIGHHLKPVLIVADNGLTEGVLAELDRALNDHELIKVQLRLTEREDRQAAIVALCESGRAELVQSIGKVALLYRKNPKPNRNLSNVIRYQG
- the ftsH gene encoding ATP-dependent zinc metalloprotease FtsH, yielding MAKNLILWLIIAAVLVTVMNNFSSPSEPQTLSYSQFIEQVKEGRVERVTVDGYVITGKRTDGEGFKTIRPAIQDGGLIGDLIDNNVVIEGKQPEQQSIWTQLLVASFPILVIIAVFMFFMRQMQGGAGGKGGPMSFGKSKARLLSEDQVKTTFADVAGCDEAKEEVSELVEFLRDPGKFQRLGGRIPRGVLMVGSPGTGKTLLAKAVAGEAKVPFFTISGSDFVEMFVGVGASRVRDMFDQAKKHAPCIIFIDEIDAVGRHRGAGMGGGHDEREQTLNQLLVEMDGFEMNDGIIVIAATNRPDVLDPALLRPGRFDRQVVVGLPDIRGREQILKVHMRKVPMSDDVQPAVIARGTPGFSGADLANLVNEASLFAARAGKRVVEMKEFELAKDKIMMGAERKTMVMSDKEKLNTAFHEAGHAIVGRLVPEHDPVYKVSIIPRGRALGVTMFLPEEDRYSLSKRALISQICSLFGGRIAEEMTLGFDGVTTGASNDIMRATQLAKNMVTKWGLSEKLGPLMYAEEEGEVFLGRSMGSQASNVSGETAKLIDEEVRRIIDECYATAKKLLVENRDKLDAMAEALMKYETIDAEQIDDIMNGREPREPRGWDGGGDSGAPQAKVDEPDRSEKPIGGPAAEH
- the folP gene encoding dihydropteroate synthase, coding for MSQAQHPSRLPCGSRLLDLSRPQVMGILNVTPDSFSDGGRFTARDAALRHAEQMVAAGATLIDIGGESTRPGARAVSPTEELERVAPVVEAIARELDVIISVDTSTPAVMRESARLGAGLINDVRSLQRDGALDAAADTGLPVCLMHMRGEPGNMQDDPQYPDIVAEVRDFLAERMAVCTTAGIPAERILLDPGFGFAKTLEHNLALFKRMSELSTLGRPLLVGVSRKSMIGKVLGHEVGGRLYGSLALAALALTKGAHILRVHDVAETVDVVRMIAAVEAAQ